A genome region from Drosophila simulans strain w501 chromosome 2R, Prin_Dsim_3.1, whole genome shotgun sequence includes the following:
- the LOC6739425 gene encoding uncharacterized protein LOC6739425, translating to MSEEQPSSSLLRPILIMRDIEMDGAGDDAGKESSKPKKHVTFNRMVEYYTYSETLISWKRRLMSDNDLRRSMPTESKTCFTKH from the exons ATGTCGGAAGAGCAGCCATCGAGCTCGTTGCTCAGGCCCATTCTAATCATGAGGGATATCGAAATGGACGGAGCAGGTGATGACGCCGGTAAGGAGTCCTCGAAGCCCAAGAAGCATGTCACCTTCAACCGGATGGTGGAGTATTACACCTACTCGGAAACTTTGATCAGCTGGAAGAGGCGCCTCATGTCCGACAACGACTTG CGCCGGAGCATGCCGACCGAGTCGAAGACTTGCTTTACAAAGCACTAG
- the LOC6739427 gene encoding trypsin alpha-3 translates to MSLLLATLLTLLALTNGAVIPIGLEPQTSSHGARIVGGTTSSIEDRPWQVSLQRSGGHFCGGSIISNDIIVTAAHCLYSPTTVSNLRIRAGSNKRTYGGVLVEVAAIKAHEGYSSSTKVNDIGVVRLKTKLTFGSTIKAITMASATPAHGSAASISGWGKTSTSGPSSATLLFVDTRIVGRSQCASSTYGYGSFIKATMICAAATNKDACQGDSGGPLVSGGQLVGVVSWGRDCAVANYPGVYANIAELRDWVLQAQKTV, encoded by the coding sequence ATGTCCCTACTACTAGCAACTTTGCTAACCCTGCTGGCCCTCACGAATGGCGCAGTCATTCCCATTGGCCTGGAACCCCAGACATCATCGCATGGTGCCCGGATTGTGGGAGGCACAACCTCTTCCATTGAGGATCGTCCCTGGCAGGTTTCTCTGCAGCGTTCCGGAGGTCACTTCTGCGGAGGTTCCATCATCAGTAACGACATCATCGTGACCGCCGCCCATTGCCTGTATAGCCCGACCACGGTCTCCAATCTTCGGATAAGGGCTGGCTCCAATAAGCGAACCTATGGTGGCGTTCTCGTCGAGGTGGCTGCCATCAAGGCACATGAGGGATACTCCTCCAGCACCAAGGTTAACGACATCGGAGTGGTGCGTCTGAAGACTAAGCTGACCTTTGGCTCCACCATCAAGGCCATTACGATGGCCAGTGCAACACCGGCTCACGGATCAGCAGCTAGCATCTCAGGCTGGGGCAAGACCTCCACCAGTGGCCCCTCGTCAGCGACGCTGCTCTTTGTGGACACGAGAATCGTGGGCCGTTCGCAGTGTGCCAGTTCCACATACGGATATGGTTCCTTCATCAAAGCAACCATGATCTGTGCAGCGGCGACGAACAAGGATGCATGCCAGGGTGACTCTGGTGGACCTCTGGTATCCGGAGGCCAACTGGTGGGCGTCGTCTCCTGGGGACGAGATTGCGCCGTTGCCAATTATCCCGGCGTGTATGCCAACATTGCCGAACTGAGAGATTGGGTTCTTCAGGCCCAGAAGACTGTCTAG